One genomic region from Amaranthus tricolor cultivar Red isolate AtriRed21 chromosome 12, ASM2621246v1, whole genome shotgun sequence encodes:
- the LOC130828379 gene encoding protein OBERON 4, whose product MKRLRSYGDDLVSVGEKDMERTTSFSSSHHRRFYSKGPENGRIRPSPVMDDDRDREGSSSRGLSLRKRVDHDLDGFDEREGSRGFRKRGDHEFSDGFEDREGFRGVRKRMEYENDGFERRKGGFDRYNRDVMVGGSSMVSPRGGGYVGERERDRERDRERDRDRDRERERERERERMHRSESFSMSRRDFPKGFRSERHWSRREDGVSSSWRRFDSRGKKDVDEDVKSSPLEKGGGSSSSKGGGMDSGGVSSSKESLRSPKGIKDVKSPTWSKDSTRDSKDSVAEPSKDTRKSRSMVVDSGGIVNGVGSGSEMEEGELQPELNQIQVTDNRFSSEQNAKSAEQNAESSQPERDIKKKACEVNGSQIGESGMANAAATDRNLALEDEKVSHEVVTADEKQVTEVEIAVNEVVKEAKKSSANQNDFAKKVSVSEETKPSLLKGTETASVANEDERSRENLSKSSALTNISSEGQVKVEEGDSTGMDKSSPEKERSTDNFKLEVGLGESNKAIVDVHKEPECVPFLKDKGKGVVVCTSGEASPTENRLLVERNFISCQGDAMEGPSVRGFELFSSSAGLKVECANRSSGSKADSEKLKLEPLDLSLSLPNVSVPTVSVPAASHSAAAPPGSPSRARSVQSFGTTLRTGSDCFTTSISFSGSQFIHNPSCSLTHNSVDYDFEQSVKSRPLFQGVDWQALSGVDTLPKEILANSKLASNGNGNGSLHFSQSSQGILNGRALQQAGVAGVDRSGSLQKQPSGTTRYQEDFRSPAQSAGSHGNRSEHGKDKKRVTGEDSVSRLIRSSSQREMEQGPSAERDLVERLIFLIASEPIQTMAWKVNEMPERSIAFLKDTVCEFVMKEENHRKLCTLQDILRKRSDLNLETLLKSHRVQLQIMVTLKFSLPDFVQRADSISSSDLVEIYLNLKCRNINCRSALPVDECECKFCSQKDGFCSSCMCLVCSKFDTASNTCGWVGCDVCDHWCHTDCGLLKSYIRNGRSAAGSQGISEMQFYCLACDHPSEMFGFVKDVFKTCAPDWKSETFLKELEYVRRIFSGSNDYRGKVLHDAAKQLISRLQSGVNPVEVCNQIMAFLNEGDNKSANTIGSSGREQLQPQPFENHRGNVKDVPALGQEPMWSKPNSSKELPHMENIGATIPSIEGSAVGGSLWSTETLTGKSNASGDGLDSIVKIKLAEAQLFQKRADAARKEAEGLQRIANAKNEKVEEEYASRISKLRLSEVEERRRLKHEELQMLERSHREYFNMKTRMETDIKDLLLKMEATRRNLST is encoded by the exons ATGAAGAGGTTGAGATCGTACGGTGATGATTTGGTGTCTGTTGGGGAGAAGGATATGGAAAGGACGACGTCGTTTTCGTCATCACATCATCGGAGATTTTACTCAAAAGGGCCGGAGAATGGACGGATTAGACCTTCTCCGGTGATGGATGATGATCGAGATCGAGAGGGTTCGTCTTCTAGGGGTTTGAGCTTGAGGAAGAGAGTAGACCATGACTTAGATGGTTTTGATGAGAGGGAAGGTTCTAGAGGGTTCAGGAAGAGAGGGGATCATGAATTTAGTGATGGTTTTGAGGATAGGGAAGGTTTCAGAGGTGTAAGGAAGAGAATGGAGTATGAGAATGATGGGTTTGAGAGGCGAAAGGGGGGGTTTGATCGGTATAATAGAGATGTGATGGTTGGGGGTTCGTCGATGGTGTCTCCACGGGGAGGTGGGTATGTGGGGGAGAGAGAAAGGGATAGAGAGAGAGACCGGGAGAGGGATAGGGATAGGGATAGGGAGAGGGAGAGAGAGAGGGAGAGGGAGAGGATGCATCGGTCAGAAAGTTTTTCTATGTCGAGGAGGGATTTTCCTAAAGGGTTTAGGTCAGAGAGGCATTGGTCAAGAAGGGAGGATGGGGTTTCGTCATCTTGGAGGAGGTTTGACAGTAGGGGAAAAAAGGATGTTGATGAGGATGTGAAGAGTTCGCCCCTTGAGAAGGGCGGTGGGAGTAGTAGTAGTAAAGGTGGGGGGATGGATAGTGGTGGTGTTAGCAGTAGTAAAGAGAGTTTGAGATCTCCTAAAGGGATTAAAGATGTGAAATCACCAACATGGTCGAAGGATTCGACTAGGGATTCAAAGGATTCTGTTGCTGAACCTTCCAAAGACACAAGGAAAAGCAGGAGTATGGTGGTGGACAGTGGTGGGATTGTTAATGGTGTTGGAAGTGGAAGTGAGATGGAGGAAGGAGAGCTTCAGCCGGAATTGAATCAGATTCAAGTGACGGATAATCGGTTTTCTTCTGAGCAGAATGCTAAAAGTGCTGAACAAAATGCTGAGAGTTCTCAACCAGAAAGGGATATTAAGAAGAAGGCATGTGAGGTTAATGGTAGTCAAATAGGTGAGTCAGGGATGGCCAATGCAGCTGCTACAGACAGAAATTTGGCTCTGGAAGATGAGAAAGTGTCGCATGAAGTTGTTACTGCAGATGAGAAGCAGGTCACTGAGGTTGAAATAGCAGTAAATGAGGTTGTAAAAGAGGCAAAAAAGTCTTCAGCTAACCAGAATGATTTTGCTAAAAAGGTTTCTGTTTCTGAAGAAACCAAACCATCCTTGCTTAAAGGTACTGAAACCGCATCTGTTGCTAATGAAGACGAGAGGTCGAGAGAAAACCTATCCAAATCTTCTGCCCTTACAAATATCAGTTCTGAAGGTCAGGTGAAAGTGGAAGAGGGTGATTCAACAGGCATGGACAAGTCATCACCAGAGAAAGAAAGGTCAACAGATAATTTTAAGCTTGAAGTTGGCTTAGGTGAGTCAAATAAAGCAATTGTAGATGTTCATAAAGAACCTGAATGTGTCCCTTTTCTGAAAGACAAAGGCAAAGGTGTGGTTGTATGTACATCAGGTGAGGCTAGTCCTACAGAAAACAGATTGTTGGTCGAAAGAAACTTCATTTCCTGCCAGGGTGATGCTATGGAAGGTCCAAGTGTTCGTGGCTTTGAGCTATTTTCTAGCTCTGCTGGACTTAAAGTGGAGTGTGCCAACAGGAGTAGTGGTTCTAAAGCAGATTCCGAGAAGCTAAAGTTGGAGCCTTTAGATCTTTCTCTCAGCCTTCCTAATGTTTCAGTACCTACTGTTTCAGTCCCTGCTGCTTCTCACAGTGCTGCTGCACCTCCAGGTTCACCTTCGCGTGCAAGGAGTGTTCAGTCATTTGGTACAACCCTCAGAACAGGTTCTGATTGTTTCACGACATCAATTTCGTTTTCTGGGTCACAATTCATTCATAATCCGAGCTGTTCACTTACTCATAATTCAGTTGATTATGACTTTGAGCAATCTGTCAAAAGCCGGCCTTTATTTCAAGGTGTTGATTGGCAGGCATTAAGTGGTGTTGATACTCTTCCAAAGGAAATCCTTGCAAACTCTAAATTAGCTTCAAATGGTAATGGTAATGGGTCTTTACATTTTTCTCAATCATCTCAAGGCATTTTGAATGGTCGAGCTTTACAACAAGCAGGTGTTGCTGGGGTAGATCGGTCTGGCAGTCTCCAGAAACAGCCCTCAGGAACGACACGATATCAAGAGGATTTCAGGTCTCCTGCCCAGAGTGCTGGATCTCATGGTAATAGATCAGAACATGGTAAAGATAAGAAGAGAGTGACTGGAGAAGATAGTGTCAGCAGACTCATCAGGAGCAGTAGTCAGAGAGAGATGGAACAGGGTCCTTCTGCTGAAAGAGATCTCGTGGAGCGACTAATTTTTCTAATTGCTTCTGAACCAATCCAAACCATGGCCTGGAAAGTTAATGAAATGCCGGAGCGTTCAATTGCTTTTTTGAAGGATACTGTTTGTGAATTTGTAATGAAGGAAGAAAATCATCGAAAGCTTTGTACCCTTCAAGATATACTGCGAAAAAGGTCGGATCTCAATCTGGAGACTCTTTTAAAGTCACACCGTGTTCAATTGCAGATAATGGTGACCCTGAAGTTTAGTCTTCCTGACTTTGTTCAGCGTGCTGATAGTATTTCGTCTAGCGATCTGGTAGAGATATACCTGAATCTAAAGTGCAGAAATATCAACTGTCGAAGTGCTTTGCCAGTGGATGAATGTGAATGTAAGTTTTGCTCCCAGAAAGATGGTTTCTGCAGTTCTTGTATGTGTCTGGTTTGTTCAAAGTTCGACACAGCCTCTAACACATGTGGTTGGGTTGGATGTGATGTTTGCGACCATTGGTGCCATACTGACTGTGGTTTGCTCAAGTCCTATATTAGAAACGGTCGAAGTGCTGCAGGGTCCCAAGGGATATCTGAAATGCAATTTTACTGTCTTGCTTGTGATCATCCTTCTGAAATGTTTGGCTTCGTCAAGGATGTTTTCAAAACTTGTGCTCCCGATTGGAAATCCGAGACATTCCTCAAGGAACTTGAGTATGTTAGAAGGATATTCAGTGGTAGCAATGACTACCGAGGAAAGGTATTGCATGATGCTGCTAAGCAGCTGATCAGTAGATTGCAAAGTGGGGTTAATCCTGTAGAAGTTTGTAATCAAATTATGGCGTTTTTAAATG AGGGTGATAACAAGTCTGCCAATACGATAGGATCTTCCGGAAGGGAACAACTCCAGCCTCAACCTTTTGAGAATCACCGAGGTAATGTCAAAGATGTTCCTGCACTCGGTCAAGAACCAATGTGGTCAAAACCAAATTCTTCAAAGGAACTCCCTCATATGGAAAATATTGGGGCTACCATTCCAAGCATTGAGGGAAGTGCAGTAGGTGGTAGTCTGTGGAGTACTGAGACTTTGACGGGCAAGAGTAATGCCTCTGGAGATGGACTAGACAGTATCGTAAAGATTAAACTGGCAGAAGCGCAGTTATTTCAAAAACGGGCTGATGCTGCTCGTAAGGAGGCCGAAGGCCTTCAGCGGATAGCAAATGCCAAGAATGAGAAGGTTGAAGAAGAGTATGCGAGTAGGATATCGAAATTGCGTCTCTCAGAAGTGGAAGAGAGGCGCAGACTGAAGCACGAAGAGTTGCAAATGTTGGAAAGAAGTCATCGTGAGTATTTCAATATGAAAACTCGAATGGAAACCGACATCAAGGATTTATTGCTAAAAATGGAAGCAACAAGACGGAATCTCAGTACCTAA
- the LOC130828378 gene encoding ultraviolet-B receptor UVR8 has translation MGTQEKDQTFVVDAAVEEKSSDTHQNFRQILLISAGASHSVALLSGNVVCSWGRGEDGQLGHGDAEDRFSPVRLSALDGHEVDSITCGADHTLAYSEPHLQIYSWGWGDFGRLGHGNSSDLFIPQPIKALGGNKIKQIACGDSHCLAVTMDGEVASWGRNQNGQIGIGNTEDSLVPQKIQAFQGIPVKMVAAGAEHSAAVTEAGEVYGWGWGRYGNLGLGDRKDRLVPEKVSTIDGIEMNLVACGWRHTITVTSSGSIYTYGWSKYGQLGHGDFEDHLIPHKLEALSGQIISQISGGWRHTMAVTSEGKLYGWGWNKFGQVGVGDYTDRCSPVQVSFPNDQKVMQICCGWRHTLAITERNNVFSWGRGTNGQLGHGDSVDRNSPKLIEALSWDGSRGQRIECSKADPSAGKISIPPSERYAVVPDETEQVSAAGSRDNGDDASVPENDVKRIRVDHGPV, from the exons ATGGGTACACAGGAAAAAGATCAAACCTTTGTTGTAGATGCTGCAGTTGAGGAGAAATCTAGCGATACCCATCAAAATTTTCGTCAGATTCTTCTCATTTCTGCTGGTGCTAGTCACTCTGTTGCTCTTCTCT CTGGAAATGTGGTTTGCTCTTGGGGAAGAGGGGAAGATGGACAACTAGGCCATGGAGATGCCGAGGATCGATTTTCACCTGTGCGATTGAGCGCATTAGATGGTCATGAGGTGGACTCAATTACTTGTGGGGCTGACCATACCCTTGCATATTCTGAGCCTCATTTGCAAATCTATAGTTGGGGATG GGGGGATTTTGGGAGACTAGGTCATGGAAACTCTAGTGATCTATTTATTCCTCAACCCATCAAGGCACTTGGTGGTAACAAGATCAAGCAAATTGCTTGTGGTGACAGCCACTGCTTGGCAGTTACTATGGATGGGGAGGTAGCAAg TTGGGGAAGGAACCAAAATGGTCAGATTGGAATTGGCAACACTGAGGATTCTCTCGTCCCTCAAAAAATTCAAGCCTTCCAG GGAATACCCGTGAAAATGGTGGCTGCTGGTGCTGAACATAGTGCTGCTGTCACAGAAGCTGGTGAGGTGTATGGCTGGGGATGGGGCCGATATGGAAATTTGGGCTTAGGAGACAGAAAGGATCGTTTGGTTCCTGAAAAAGTTTCTACAATTGAT GGTATAGAGATGAATCTTGTTGCATGTGGATGGAGGCACACAATAACTGTTACCTCTTCTGGTAGTATATACACTTATGGATGGAGTAAATATGGTCAACTAGGGCATGGGGATTTTGAAGATCACTTAATTCCCCACAAGTTGGAAGCTCTGAGCGGCCAAATCATTTCTCAG ATATCAGGTGGTTGGAGACATACCATGGCAGTGACTTCCGAGGGAAAGCTTTACGGTTGGGGATGGAATAAG TTTGGACAGGTTGGTGTGGGCGATTATACTGACCGTTGCTCTCCTGTGCAAGTTTCTTTTCCCAATGATCAG AAAGTAATGCAAATATGTTGTGGGTGGAGACACACTTTGGCTATTACAGAGAGAAACAATGTGTTCTCTTGGGGAAGAGGTACTAATGGACAGCTTGGGCATGGCGACTCTGTTGACAG AAACTCTCCAAAGCTCATAGAGGCGTTGAGCTGGGATGGGTCGCGTGGTCAAAGAATAGAGTGCTCTAAAGCCGATCCATCAGCAG GGAAAATATCAATTCCGCCTTCAGAAAGATATGCTGTCGTCCCTGATGAAACT GAGCAGGTTTCAGCAGCCGGGTCTAGAGACAATGGCGATGACGCGAGTGTCCCAGAAAATGATGTGAAACGGATACGTGTAGACCATGGACCTGTTTAA